A window of the Salvelinus fontinalis isolate EN_2023a chromosome 26, ASM2944872v1, whole genome shotgun sequence genome harbors these coding sequences:
- the LOC129824555 gene encoding zinc finger BED domain-containing protein 4-like — translation MKPTVDKVKAAVEYFHRSTVGPEKLQSTQLQMGMPELRPNQDRTTRWNSTLYMLTRFLESKDAIISTLAIVNAPVDALTQEEWEVVEEVCRVLEPFEQVTVEISGESYVTTSKMLLLCKGLQRIRASRQREANVATGHVTEG, via the exons atgaagcccactgtggacaaagtgaaagcagctgtggaataTTTCCACAGGAGCACAGTAGGTCCTGAAAAACTACAGTCTACACAACTCCAGATGgggatgcctgagctgaggcctaaTCAAGACCGCACTACAAGGTGGAAttcaacactttatatgttgacgcggtttcttgagtcaaaggatgccatcatctctaccctggccattgtcaatgcacctgttgatgctctgacccaagaggaatgggaggtggtggaggaggtgtgcagagtcctggaaccctttgagcaggtcactgtggagatcagtggagagag CTATGTGACAACCTCAAAAATGCtactcctgtgtaagggtctgcagcgaatcagagccagccgccagagagaagcaaatgtaGCCACAGGACACGTGACAGAGGGGTGa
- the LOC129824340 gene encoding methyl-CpG-binding domain protein 3-like has product MERKSDPGKRFLSKPQLARYLGNTMEVHAIDPRAGRMLTNKLHRNRHKHRYDNNNHQIKVKPDLNTTLPVRQTASIFKQPVTKVTNHPSNKVKTDPHKAVDQPRQLFWERKLSGLSAFDIAEELVKTMDLPKGLQGVGPVCSDKTLLSAIASALHTSPTPVTGQLTAAVEKNPGVWLNTTQPLCKAFMVTDDDIRKQEDLVHSVRRRLEEALMADMLAHIEASTNEADTDALKEEQAEQDDKEDV; this is encoded by the exons ATGGAGAGGAAAAG TGACCCTGGAAAGAGATTCCTCAGCAAGCCCCAGCTAGCTCGTTACCTGGGCAACACCATGGAGGTGCACGCCATTGACCCCCGTGCAGGAAGGATGCTAACGAACAAACTGCACAGGAACAGACACAAGCATcgctatgacaacaacaaccatCAGATCAAG GTCAAGCCAGACCTGAACACGACACTACCAGTCCGACAGACAGCATCCATCTTTAAACAGCCTGTCACCAAGGTGACCAATCACCCTAGCAACAAAGTGAAGACAGACCCCCACAAGGCTGTCGACCAACCAAGACAG CTGTTTTGGGAGAGGAAGCTGAGTGGTCTGAGTGCATTTGACATTGCAGAGGAGCTGGTCAAGACCATGGACCTTCCCAAGGGCCTACAGG GTGTTGGGCCTGTGTGTTCAGACAAGACCCTGCTCTCTGCTATTGCCAGCGCCCTGCACACCAGCCCCACACCCGTCACTGGTCAGCTGACCGCAGCCGTGGAGAAGAACCCTGGGGTATGGCTCAACACCACCCAGCCACTCTGCAAGGCCTTCATGGTTACCGATGACGACATCAG GAAGCAAGAGGACCTGGTCCACAGTGtgaggaggaggctggaggaagCTCTGATGGCGGACATGTTGGCTCACATAGAGGCCTCCACCAACGAGGCAGACACAGACGCTCTGAAGGAGGAGCAAGCCGAGCAGGATGACAAGGAGGACGTATAG